The following nucleotide sequence is from Halobacillus mangrovi.
GAAGATGCATTTGAAATGGTTAGTTGTAAGGCTGAAAGTGGAGAGCTTGGTATTTTGCCAGGTCACATTCCAATGGTAGCTCCACTTACAATCAGCGCGGTTCGACTAAAAGGTGAAGGCAAATCTGATCGTATCGCAGTCAGTGGCGGTTTCTTAGAAGTTCGGCCTGACAAGGTAACAATCCTAGCACAGTCAGCTGAAAAACCTTCCGAAATTGATATAGATCGTGCCAGAAAAGCCAAAGAACGTGCA
It contains:
- a CDS encoding F0F1 ATP synthase subunit epsilon yields the protein MSTLTVSVVTPDGPVLEDAFEMVSCKAESGELGILPGHIPMVAPLTISAVRLKGEGKSDRIAVSGGFLEVRPDKVTILAQSAEKPSEIDIDRARKAKERAERRLQDKQADIDFKRAELALKRAINRLDVFENNF